The Thermodesulfovibrio thiophilus DSM 17215 genome contains a region encoding:
- a CDS encoding radical SAM protein, protein MQSLGLWHYTDRNILAVKIRRHSKDYNFIGDTLSGITFRWGRNFKENPKYAPWPELADISISNHCTKGCNYCYRNSSENFSFMSLEDYEYILNELQHPIWGNVFQIAIGGGEPLEHPQLKQILELTISKNIVPNLTTNGIHINSEYAKYFKNKVGAVALSVEDIQTLNSEKVRILLKESVKTNIHYLLSNRNISQAVDILKGKYNEIFLGLNSIIFLTYKPLGRGSLADILKLNDNLKKFIKQIDNNKCSTRIGFDACFVPLLLHFTKIDPIYVDSCEAGFYSIYIDEKLNVKPCSFDNTGIYSFNLREHSFSDIWENKLKKYRENALNLCNRKCKNKKECRGACYVYKEITHCFSETKEGALYV, encoded by the coding sequence TTGCAAAGTCTGGGGCTTTGGCATTACACAGATAGAAACATATTAGCAGTGAAAATCAGACGTCATAGTAAAGATTACAACTTCATTGGTGATACCCTGTCTGGAATTACTTTTAGATGGGGCAGAAATTTCAAAGAAAACCCTAAATATGCTCCTTGGCCAGAGCTTGCAGATATTTCTATTTCCAATCATTGTACAAAAGGTTGTAATTACTGTTATCGGAATAGTAGTGAGAATTTTTCATTTATGTCCTTAGAGGATTACGAATATATTTTAAATGAGCTACAACATCCTATTTGGGGAAATGTTTTTCAAATTGCTATTGGCGGAGGAGAACCATTGGAACATCCTCAACTAAAACAAATCCTTGAATTAACAATATCCAAAAATATCGTACCAAATTTGACTACAAATGGGATTCATATCAACAGTGAATATGCGAAGTATTTTAAAAACAAGGTTGGAGCCGTTGCGTTATCGGTTGAGGACATTCAGACACTTAATTCAGAGAAGGTAAGAATATTACTCAAAGAATCTGTCAAAACGAATATTCATTATTTATTAAGCAATAGAAACATCTCTCAAGCAGTTGATATTCTTAAAGGTAAATATAATGAAATTTTTTTAGGGTTAAATAGCATTATTTTTTTGACTTATAAGCCTCTTGGTAGAGGAAGTTTAGCAGACATCCTGAAGCTGAATGATAACCTGAAGAAATTTATCAAACAGATTGACAATAATAAATGTTCTACACGAATAGGCTTTGATGCTTGTTTTGTGCCCCTTTTGCTTCACTTTACAAAAATTGATCCAATCTATGTTGATTCTTGTGAAGCTGGTTTCTATTCAATATACATAGATGAAAAACTGAATGTAAAGCCTTGTTCTTTTGATAACACGGGAATATATTCATTTAACTTAAGAGAACATTCTTTTTCAGATATTTGGGAGAACAAACTTAAAAAATATAGAGAAAATGCTTTAAATCTTTGCAATAGAAAGTGCAAAAATAAAAAAGAATGTAGAGGTGCCTGTTATGTCTATAAGGAAATAACACATTGTTTCAGTGAAACAAAAGAGGGAGCATTATATGTTTAA
- a CDS encoding NACHT domain-containing protein, translating into MFKIDWHQFEKNAEGSPQKFFEKFIYQIAVQKYQSFGLIKYFYNTPGSEFYLILNKDCELENISLKAGDAVGWQAKFWFNRSDPENSPLDSGKRDELVKEFKKSLEYEPNLKIWIICTPGLFSNTKTSSGIKPFEELEKALKLIKADIKLILWNKPMLESFAHAEPEKYGSIFNYYCSTNFLSFKLFEAHSRKRLNILQKRYDTDLYVPGEIDREILSSIFYKDLIGKLHNKIKHALEEKEKLVRGHLYRVVIDRFLNSQGAPEISDKEKEKIRKQKKLIDAFLSLYNKLHSYEEQENTLTFIKSLLDTFDSNKDEIITLINELGLPERFYDLEDIDINYELDIQHTWGLINYLYTLAENLLKNIIKIYKLINNISRQVFHVFAEAGFGKTNLACYLTEQLLKKRAPVILIPASEINGGDSIQNQIASFLGINVSNNFVNFIGILDSIGFHYGIKIPIIIDGLNETQPSASAWYPQLQYIIDDIKKFSNVMLITTCRNAYAKQIFGEEHIENIPNFIKLEGFKNNIKEAISKYFRKYEITVKNKDYNRELLNNPLLLKIFSQANKGKTIEINEISIYPAIDSYITEIIESVSIQHGEINPLRKNQVLKGIKNYSLHLWNNKIRGTAYPDEIIKLFDPDYNINKDWHDTVTYKIIDEGMLFRNIHDNIEFVEFTHDLIGGYCIAKYVFFDDKNEDEIIRNITSIDNILKLTSEEAIGRHPLAEDILKAIVYLTPEHTGKQLFELTNNQEILKASLREIRIIISKPKGVESLIKKFKSISPDSTILSTLLENLINEILRSDENIILSELLEEILLKLTLVQIDLSWSEIIRRKSDRIISYLHQIIELFESGKECKDHINWRLCFIGLLLSSTNRYLRDLATKTLVIIGRKYPETLVDVFIRLEGTPDLFILERLIASICGVFLTIDNKELLFRVCKHLEKNYIEQIRTTHVLILDYIITLLNYAEKFFNYTPSLRRLKANGLIDWQKDTECLTKVTDPTWGFGPVEYDFAKYKIGTYLAQYRHKENSKLPTLKEALAMVVWRIKELGYTKELFEEVDRSLNNQEHKKYGYGSPYSATTYSKKYRDIAFYELYGYNIIKGISKDFKDEEGFRVLPTYIDPTFPKISSKRQLITCCFLPKKSDDVQAWIINNESPFIEEHYIRRDIEKDNTEWVMLYGHLFQEGIEKSRIDISLYTIIVPRDSARRVIRKIEKNELDLFMLVSENHNVYGGEIPWSENYLDSTITNDMSGDNIELYLPVSYYSRETKSKIEVLHYAYIPSKRLALHFDLKINIDDFNLYEKNGKKASSYIHDNYSRFLYFRKDLIQQFLSNHRQSMLWIEIASKYGAYGEYENKYDPSFQDYRFIKCFS; encoded by the coding sequence ATGTTTAAGATTGACTGGCATCAATTTGAAAAAAATGCAGAAGGTTCCCCGCAGAAATTTTTTGAAAAGTTTATTTATCAAATAGCAGTTCAAAAATACCAATCGTTTGGATTGATAAAGTACTTTTATAACACCCCTGGGTCTGAGTTCTACCTTATTTTGAATAAAGATTGTGAACTTGAAAATATTTCACTAAAGGCAGGAGATGCAGTTGGATGGCAAGCTAAATTTTGGTTTAATAGAAGTGATCCAGAGAATTCGCCTTTAGATTCGGGCAAAAGAGATGAATTAGTAAAGGAATTTAAAAAATCTCTTGAATACGAACCTAATTTAAAAATTTGGATAATATGTACTCCTGGTCTTTTTTCTAATACTAAGACTTCATCTGGAATAAAACCATTTGAAGAACTTGAAAAAGCACTTAAGTTAATAAAAGCTGATATAAAGTTGATACTTTGGAATAAACCAATGCTTGAAAGTTTTGCTCATGCCGAACCGGAAAAATATGGTTCAATCTTTAACTACTATTGCTCAACTAATTTCTTAAGTTTTAAACTCTTTGAAGCTCATTCCAGAAAACGTTTGAATATACTTCAAAAGAGATATGATACCGATCTTTATGTCCCAGGAGAGATTGATAGGGAAATCTTATCTTCCATATTCTATAAGGACTTGATTGGTAAGCTTCATAACAAAATTAAACATGCTCTGGAAGAAAAAGAAAAACTTGTTAGGGGTCACTTATACCGAGTGGTTATAGATAGATTTCTTAACTCACAGGGAGCTCCTGAAATATCTGATAAAGAAAAAGAGAAAATTAGAAAGCAAAAGAAGTTAATTGATGCTTTCTTGTCCCTTTACAATAAATTGCATTCATATGAGGAACAGGAAAATACACTCACATTTATAAAAAGTTTATTGGATACCTTTGATTCAAATAAAGATGAGATCATTACATTAATTAATGAATTAGGGCTTCCTGAAAGATTTTACGATTTAGAAGATATAGATATTAACTATGAATTAGACATTCAACATACTTGGGGTTTAATTAATTACCTTTACACTTTAGCAGAAAATTTGTTGAAAAACATAATTAAAATATACAAGCTTATAAATAACATTTCACGCCAAGTATTTCACGTATTTGCAGAGGCTGGTTTTGGAAAAACCAACTTAGCTTGTTATCTAACTGAACAACTTTTGAAAAAAAGAGCTCCTGTTATACTAATTCCAGCGAGTGAAATCAATGGCGGAGATTCTATTCAAAATCAAATTGCATCATTTCTTGGCATAAATGTTTCAAATAATTTTGTTAATTTCATAGGAATACTTGACAGTATTGGTTTCCATTATGGTATTAAAATACCTATAATTATTGATGGATTGAATGAAACCCAGCCAAGTGCATCTGCATGGTACCCGCAATTGCAATATATAATTGATGACATAAAGAAGTTTTCCAATGTTATGCTTATTACAACATGTAGAAATGCTTATGCAAAACAAATATTCGGTGAGGAGCATATTGAGAATATTCCTAATTTTATTAAATTAGAAGGATTTAAGAATAATATTAAAGAAGCAATAAGTAAGTACTTCCGAAAGTACGAAATAACTGTTAAAAATAAGGATTATAACAGAGAACTTTTAAATAACCCTCTTTTGTTGAAAATATTTTCTCAAGCTAATAAAGGAAAAACAATAGAAATAAATGAGATCAGTATTTATCCCGCAATTGATTCATATATAACCGAAATAATTGAGAGCGTCTCAATTCAACATGGTGAGATTAACCCATTAAGAAAAAATCAGGTTTTAAAAGGAATCAAAAATTATTCACTACATCTATGGAACAATAAAATTCGCGGAACTGCATATCCAGACGAAATTATTAAACTTTTTGACCCAGATTATAACATTAACAAAGATTGGCATGATACTGTCACATATAAAATTATTGATGAAGGCATGCTTTTTAGAAACATACATGATAATATTGAATTCGTTGAATTTACTCATGACCTTATAGGTGGATATTGTATTGCAAAGTATGTATTTTTTGATGATAAAAATGAAGATGAAATTATTAGAAACATAACATCTATTGATAATATATTAAAGCTAACATCTGAAGAAGCGATAGGTAGACATCCACTTGCGGAAGATATTCTTAAAGCCATAGTTTATCTTACACCAGAACATACAGGTAAGCAGTTATTCGAACTTACTAATAATCAAGAAATTCTCAAGGCTTCTTTGCGAGAAATAAGAATAATAATATCTAAACCAAAAGGAGTAGAATCTCTAATAAAAAAATTTAAATCCATATCACCCGATAGCACTATACTGTCTACTTTACTTGAAAATTTAATAAATGAAATTCTAAGAAGTGATGAAAACATTATTCTATCTGAATTATTAGAAGAGATTTTACTTAAATTAACATTAGTTCAAATAGATTTAAGTTGGAGTGAAATTATTCGAAGAAAATCTGATAGAATAATCTCCTATCTTCATCAAATAATTGAATTGTTTGAATCTGGAAAGGAATGTAAAGACCATATCAATTGGAGGCTATGTTTCATTGGCTTACTTTTATCCTCAACTAATAGATATCTTCGGGATTTGGCAACAAAGACCTTGGTAATAATAGGGAGAAAATATCCAGAGACTCTTGTAGATGTTTTCATTAGATTAGAAGGAACACCGGACCTCTTTATTCTCGAACGCTTAATTGCCTCAATCTGTGGGGTATTTCTCACTATTGATAACAAAGAACTATTATTCAGAGTATGTAAACATTTAGAAAAAAACTATATTGAGCAGATTAGAACAACACATGTACTAATACTTGACTATATCATTACATTACTTAATTACGCTGAAAAATTTTTTAATTATACTCCTTCTCTAAGGAGACTTAAAGCAAATGGGTTAATTGATTGGCAAAAAGATACTGAATGCTTAACCAAAGTCACTGATCCTACATGGGGTTTTGGTCCGGTAGAGTATGATTTTGCAAAGTATAAAATTGGTACTTATTTGGCGCAGTATCGGCATAAAGAGAATTCTAAACTTCCAACTCTTAAAGAAGCCCTTGCAATGGTTGTATGGAGGATTAAAGAATTAGGATATACAAAGGAATTATTTGAAGAGGTTGATAGGTCCCTAAATAATCAAGAGCATAAAAAATATGGATACGGTAGTCCCTATTCTGCAACAACATATAGCAAAAAATATAGGGATATTGCATTTTATGAACTTTATGGTTATAACATTATCAAAGGAATAAGCAAAGATTTCAAGGACGAAGAAGGATTTAGAGTTTTACCAACATATATAGACCCCACATTTCCCAAAATTTCCAGTAAGCGTCAGCTGATAACTTGTTGTTTCCTTCCTAAGAAGTCCGATGATGTGCAAGCATGGATAATCAATAATGAATCTCCCTTTATAGAAGAACATTATATAAGAAGAGATATAGAAAAAGATAATACAGAATGGGTGATGCTATATGGTCATCTTTTTCAAGAGGGAATTGAGAAGTCAAGGATTGATATTAGTTTATACACTATAATAGTCCCAAGAGATTCTGCAAGGAGAGTTATAAGAAAAATTGAAAAGAATGAATTAGATTTATTTATGCTTGTATCCGAAAACCATAATGTATATGGAGGAGAAATTCCATGGAGCGAAAACTATTTAGATAGTACCATTACAAATGATATGAGTGGTGACAATATTGAATTGTATTTACCAGTCTCTTATTATTCTCGGGAAACAAAGTCAAAAATTGAGGTTTTACATTATGCATATATCCCGTCTAAAAGGCTTGCACTACATTTTGATCTAAAAATAAATATAGATGATTTCAATTTATACGAAAAGAATGGTAAGAAAGCATCTTCTTATATTCATGATAATTATTCAAGATTTTTATATTTTCGTAAAGACCTGATTCAACAATTTTTAAGTAATCATAGGCAATCTATGCTTTGGATTGAAATAGCCTCTAAATATGGGGCATATGGAGAATATGAAAACAAGTATGATCCTTCATTTCAAGACTACCGATTTATTAAATGTTTTTCTTAA
- a CDS encoding ribbon-helix-helix protein, CopG family: protein MKKKKTVRKRAILLHISVTEQIAKDLKKIAEKQGRTVTELAREAFAKIIHEYECIGKQEDLGE, encoded by the coding sequence ATGAAAAAGAAAAAAACTGTTCGCAAAAGAGCTATCCTATTACATATAAGTGTAACTGAGCAAATTGCCAAAGATTTAAAAAAGATTGCAGAAAAACAAGGAAGAACAGTTACAGAGCTTGCCAGAGAAGCATTCGCCAAAATTATTCATGAATATGAATGCATAGGAAAGCAAGAAGATTTAGGGGAATAG
- a CDS encoding ParM/StbA family protein, whose amino-acid sequence MRKIYRFSFDTKVHKEVIECLDSIPKSMRSLFLADAILFARKKLLNSIGENINGNTGKSVSADIKSQKSQHTTYAGIDIGSRYTKVVYEDNKSFIFRSIAHQYVYNKKKDNTSIISVNGEDYLVGPDAFLNRPFRREFIGSDLYCAIIGYCLGQIIKEGKRLSGIAIGLPISIFKEKIISKLKQGIKNAQIELNGNVIPIPENIVFVPIGSGVYYDFILSNPYYEGKDMIVIDIGYFYVNFLFIKDGKIIHEVSRTEHSDFEFMLNKIEIEILNKHEVSVDFSMIETVLREKRFVYDGKEYEFNAEEILAQYYIPEIKSKIQEYVAYLKGKFDLSTIKDILVAGGVAEHLRELVKEALIIPEPILANARGYKKYSETKDFQG is encoded by the coding sequence ATGAGAAAAATTTATCGTTTTAGTTTTGACACAAAGGTTCATAAGGAGGTAATCGAATGTCTTGATTCAATTCCAAAAAGCATGAGAAGCCTTTTCTTAGCAGATGCAATTCTTTTTGCACGCAAAAAGCTCTTGAATTCCATAGGAGAAAATATTAATGGGAACACAGGAAAATCAGTCAGTGCAGATATTAAAAGTCAGAAATCGCAACATACTACATATGCTGGAATAGATATTGGCTCAAGATACACCAAAGTAGTTTATGAGGACAATAAAAGTTTTATTTTTAGAAGTATAGCCCATCAGTATGTTTATAATAAAAAGAAAGATAATACTTCAATTATCTCTGTGAATGGGGAGGATTACCTTGTAGGTCCTGATGCATTCTTAAACCGCCCTTTTAGAAGAGAGTTCATTGGAAGTGATTTATATTGTGCTATTATTGGTTATTGCTTAGGTCAAATAATTAAGGAAGGGAAAAGGCTATCAGGAATAGCAATCGGACTGCCAATATCAATATTCAAAGAAAAAATCATTTCAAAATTAAAACAGGGAATAAAAAATGCTCAAATTGAGCTAAATGGAAACGTTATTCCTATTCCTGAAAATATAGTATTTGTTCCAATCGGCTCAGGAGTGTACTATGATTTCATCCTTAGCAATCCCTATTATGAAGGAAAAGATATGATTGTAATTGATATTGGTTATTTTTATGTGAACTTTCTTTTTATAAAAGATGGAAAAATTATTCATGAAGTATCAAGAACTGAACATTCAGATTTTGAATTTATGCTTAATAAAATAGAAATAGAAATTCTTAATAAACATGAAGTATCAGTAGATTTTTCAATGATTGAAACAGTTTTAAGAGAGAAACGATTTGTATATGATGGTAAGGAATATGAATTTAATGCAGAAGAGATTTTAGCTCAGTATTACATCCCTGAAATTAAATCTAAGATTCAGGAATATGTTGCATACTTAAAAGGTAAATTTGATTTAAGCACAATCAAAGACATTTTAGTTGCCGGTGGAGTAGCAGAACATTTAAGAGAGCTTGTTAAAGAAGCATTAATAATTCCAGAACCAATACTTGCAAATGCGAGAGGATATAAAAAATATAGTGAAACTAAAGATTTTCAAGGCTAA
- a CDS encoding DUF5131 family protein, whose amino-acid sequence MNKTSIEWCDYTWNPVTGCFHTCRDTYCYNTMKATSPLNRFGVRYKDENGNFKYEKNWRKRQKEQCHIAQKGEIYPYGYDPTFYPHRLEEPLRVRKTSKIFVVDTGDMFGNWIPEEWIRQILEVVRKCDWHTFQFLTKNPERLIKYKFPDNSWVGTSVNSDRDKEKADTIKKAKARIKFLSIEPLLGPITFDLEGIDWIIIGAQTGKNPVVPDIRWLENIMIKANKNSIPIFVKNNIKIFSKYAIQEFPIFI is encoded by the coding sequence ATGAATAAAACCTCAATAGAATGGTGTGATTATACGTGGAATCCCGTAACAGGATGTTTTCATACTTGCAGAGACACCTACTGTTACAACACCATGAAGGCAACCTCTCCTTTGAACAGATTCGGAGTAAGATATAAGGATGAAAATGGGAACTTCAAATATGAAAAGAACTGGAGAAAAAGGCAAAAAGAACAGTGCCATATAGCTCAAAAAGGAGAGATTTATCCCTATGGCTATGATCCTACCTTTTATCCTCACAGACTTGAAGAACCCTTGAGAGTGAGAAAAACTTCAAAAATATTTGTAGTGGACACAGGAGACATGTTTGGCAACTGGATACCTGAAGAATGGATAAGACAAATTCTTGAAGTTGTCAGAAAATGTGATTGGCACACATTTCAGTTTCTTACGAAGAACCCGGAGAGATTAATTAAGTATAAATTTCCTGATAATTCCTGGGTAGGAACATCTGTTAACTCCGACAGGGATAAAGAAAAAGCAGATACAATAAAAAAGGCAAAAGCAAGGATTAAATTTCTTAGCATAGAACCCTTACTCGGACCTATAACTTTTGATCTTGAAGGTATAGACTGGATAATCATTGGGGCTCAGACAGGGAAAAATCCAGTTGTTCCAGATATAAGATGGTTAGAAAATATTATGATAAAAGCAAATAAAAACAGTATCCCAATATTTGTAAAGAACAATATAAAAATTTTTTCAAAATACGCTATTCAGGAGTTTCCGATATTTATCTGA
- a CDS encoding MotE family protein, whose translation MLKKTILFSILILVSGLTAGTLIGQQLSTKETGSIEEDRLKILQQDLSKRTEELKKLKEEIDAKIKQQETLKSQLEKSKEENYQRLAKIYEQMPPEEAAVRLEKLDDDTATMLILAIKPRVAGRILANVNPEKAAIISKRIVAIKEKSSK comes from the coding sequence ATGCTTAAAAAAACAATTCTTTTTTCGATACTTATTCTTGTCTCAGGTCTGACAGCAGGGACTCTGATTGGGCAACAACTTTCTACAAAAGAAACTGGTAGTATTGAAGAAGACAGATTAAAAATTCTTCAGCAGGATTTATCTAAAAGAACCGAAGAATTAAAAAAGCTTAAAGAAGAAATCGATGCGAAGATAAAACAACAAGAAACACTCAAGTCCCAGCTTGAAAAGTCAAAAGAAGAAAACTATCAGAGACTTGCTAAAATATATGAGCAAATGCCTCCAGAAGAAGCTGCAGTCAGGCTTGAAAAACTTGATGATGATACAGCCACAATGCTTATTCTTGCCATAAAACCACGAGTAGCAGGTAGAATTCTTGCAAATGTGAATCCTGAAAAAGCAGCTATAATTTCAAAAAGAATTGTTGCAATCAAAGAAAAGTCTTCCAAGTAA
- a CDS encoding FliI/YscN family ATPase → MLSIQAFLNSKEEILDRINPVKIYGKVIKAVGLIVESIGVNASIGDICEIINEESVVEAEVVGFKNGTILLSPLGEIYGIRPGAKIAVKGKQSYISLSDAILGRIIDGIGNPIDDKDPIKGELFPIYNDVINPLEREIIKEPLDLGIRAINTLITVGKGQKIGIMAGSGVGKSVLLGMIARYTTADVNVIALIGERGREVREFIENDLGKEGLKKSVVVASTSDTPALARIRGAFLATAIAEYFRQQGKHVLLLMDSLTRFAMAQREIGLAAGEPPTMKGYPPSVFKLMPKLLERVGATKNGGSITGIYTVLVEGDDLTDPVADGARAILDGHIVLSRELANKNHYPAIEPLKSISRLMKDIVEDKHLKYAGRLLDILATYARYEDIINIGAYKEGTNAEVDFAIKMMNKINSLLKQGINERANFQESLESLYRLFE, encoded by the coding sequence ATGCTCTCAATACAAGCATTTCTCAATAGCAAGGAAGAAATTTTAGACAGAATAAATCCAGTAAAAATTTATGGTAAAGTGATCAAAGCTGTTGGACTAATTGTGGAAAGTATTGGAGTAAATGCAAGCATTGGAGATATTTGCGAAATCATTAATGAGGAAAGTGTTGTAGAAGCAGAGGTTGTTGGATTTAAAAACGGAACTATTTTACTTTCTCCTCTTGGTGAAATTTATGGAATCAGACCAGGAGCAAAAATTGCTGTAAAGGGCAAACAGAGCTACATTTCATTAAGTGATGCAATTCTTGGAAGAATAATTGATGGAATTGGAAACCCAATTGATGATAAAGATCCTATAAAGGGAGAGCTTTTCCCAATATACAATGATGTCATTAATCCACTTGAACGAGAAATAATTAAAGAACCCCTTGATTTAGGCATCAGAGCCATAAATACCCTGATAACAGTGGGTAAAGGTCAGAAAATTGGGATAATGGCAGGCAGTGGAGTTGGAAAGAGTGTTTTACTCGGTATGATTGCAAGGTACACCACAGCAGATGTCAATGTAATTGCTCTCATTGGCGAAAGAGGGAGAGAAGTCAGAGAATTTATTGAAAATGACCTTGGCAAAGAGGGATTAAAAAAATCAGTAGTTGTGGCTTCAACATCTGATACTCCTGCACTTGCACGAATTAGAGGCGCTTTCCTTGCAACCGCAATTGCAGAGTATTTTAGACAGCAGGGCAAGCATGTACTGTTACTGATGGATTCCCTTACCCGTTTTGCAATGGCTCAGAGAGAAATCGGACTTGCAGCAGGTGAACCACCTACAATGAAAGGCTATCCTCCGAGTGTTTTTAAACTGATGCCTAAGCTTCTTGAAAGGGTTGGGGCTACAAAAAATGGCGGTTCTATAACAGGCATCTATACTGTTTTAGTTGAAGGAGATGATTTAACAGATCCGGTTGCCGATGGAGCCAGAGCAATTCTTGATGGACATATAGTTTTATCAAGAGAACTTGCAAACAAAAATCACTATCCAGCTATCGAACCTTTAAAAAGTATAAGCAGGCTTATGAAAGATATAGTTGAAGATAAACATCTTAAATATGCTGGAAGACTTCTTGATATTCTTGCCACATATGCTAGATATGAAGACATTATAAACATTGGAGCTTATAAAGAAGGGACAAATGCAGAGGTAGATTTTGCAATCAAAATGATGAACAAAATAAACAGTCTACTAAAACAGGGAATAAATGAACGAGCAAATTTTCAGGAAAGTCTGGAATCACTTTACCGTTTATTTGAATAG
- a CDS encoding FliH/SctL family protein has protein sequence MSPDNIKPYVPLPFDENKKIIEHHENKPNEDVMERGYKDGYNKGYEDGHKQGVNKGYEEGFNKSQNEIKEKSNELDRITEAFKNMIKELTEFKDKQIEFFLPQILRFSFKIAEKIVATKIALDKDVTFSIVQEALKAVPFSEEMIIIKLNPDDYEIISEKINELDIDRTKLQIEPSNDIKKGGCWIETQSQHIISTIEQRFKEIENALNTSISQ, from the coding sequence TTGTCACCTGATAATATTAAGCCTTATGTACCCCTACCATTTGACGAAAATAAAAAGATTATTGAACACCATGAAAATAAACCCAATGAAGATGTTATGGAGAGAGGATATAAAGATGGTTATAACAAAGGATATGAAGATGGCCATAAACAAGGAGTTAATAAAGGATATGAAGAAGGATTTAATAAAAGTCAGAATGAAATAAAAGAAAAATCAAATGAACTTGACAGGATAACAGAAGCTTTTAAAAATATGATAAAAGAATTAACTGAATTTAAAGACAAACAGATAGAATTTTTCCTGCCACAAATTTTAAGATTTTCATTTAAAATTGCAGAAAAAATTGTTGCCACAAAAATTGCTCTTGATAAAGATGTTACTTTTTCGATTGTTCAGGAGGCTTTAAAAGCTGTTCCCTTCAGTGAAGAAATGATTATTATAAAGCTCAATCCAGATGATTATGAAATTATCTCTGAAAAGATTAATGAACTTGACATAGACAGAACCAAACTTCAAATAGAGCCTTCAAATGACATAAAAAAAGGTGGTTGCTGGATTGAAACGCAGTCTCAACACATCATATCAACGATTGAGCAAAGGTTTAAGGAGATAGAAAATGCTCTCAATACAAGCATTTCTCAATAG
- the fliG gene encoding flagellar motor switch protein FliG, whose amino-acid sequence MRKFSGIEKAAALLSLIGEDAATELFKHFDPIELARILPMMSRIKLTQEEAETVLKEFSEKIGTAPVTVDEEYIRTILTKAFGEEQAAKLISKIESGASAFDILRWLDPSSIATMLQREHPQTIAIVLAHLEPTQAAEVLSKFPEQLKIEISQRIANLDQISPTILSELEDVLQSQLSSYTQSRRIGGVKTVAEILNQMDRTSEELIIKHIEEKDPILADEIRKLMFTFEDLISVDDRGIQTILKEIATDDLVLALKMASEELKEKIFKNMSSRAVQIIKEEMETKGPVRVADVEKAQMNIVRVARRLEEEGKIVVGKRGGEAIVT is encoded by the coding sequence ATGAGAAAATTTTCAGGCATAGAAAAAGCTGCTGCTCTTCTTTCTTTAATTGGAGAAGATGCTGCAACAGAACTTTTTAAACATTTTGATCCTATTGAACTTGCCAGAATTCTTCCTATGATGTCACGAATAAAATTAACACAGGAAGAAGCTGAGACTGTTCTTAAAGAATTTTCAGAGAAAATAGGAACAGCTCCTGTAACTGTTGATGAAGAATATATAAGAACAATACTTACAAAAGCATTCGGAGAAGAACAGGCTGCAAAACTTATAAGCAAGATTGAAAGTGGTGCTTCAGCTTTCGATATCCTCAGATGGCTCGACCCAAGCTCCATAGCAACAATGCTTCAGAGAGAACATCCACAGACAATAGCGATTGTTTTAGCACATTTAGAACCAACTCAGGCTGCTGAAGTATTAAGCAAATTTCCTGAGCAGCTTAAAATAGAGATTTCTCAAAGAATTGCGAATCTTGATCAGATTTCTCCTACAATCCTTAGCGAGCTTGAGGATGTTCTACAGTCACAGCTCAGTTCATATACTCAATCAAGAAGGATTGGAGGAGTTAAAACAGTTGCTGAGATCCTTAATCAGATGGATAGAACATCCGAAGAGCTAATTATTAAACATATTGAAGAAAAAGACCCTATTTTAGCTGATGAAATAAGAAAATTAATGTTTACATTCGAAGACCTTATTTCTGTAGACGATAGAGGTATACAAACAATTCTTAAAGAAATTGCAACAGATGACCTTGTTTTAGCACTTAAAATGGCATCTGAGGAGCTTAAAGAAAAAATATTTAAAAATATGTCTAGTAGAGCTGTGCAGATAATCAAAGAAGAGATGGAGACAAAGGGACCTGTAAGAGTTGCTGATGTAGAAAAAGCTCAGATGAATATTGTAAGGGTTGCAAGAAGACTTGAAGAGGAGGGGAAAATTGTAGTCGGTAAAAGAGGAGGTGAGGCAATTGTCACCTGA